A region of uncultured Anaeromusa sp. DNA encodes the following proteins:
- the fmt gene encoding methionyl-tRNA formyltransferase has protein sequence MKSLRVVFMGTPDFAVPCLEALLAAGHEVAAVITQPDRPRGRGRKLAFSPVKACAVEHGLEVLQPEKIKTPEFEQVLRELAPDVMVVVAFGQILSPAILAIPPCGCINVHASLLPYYRGAAPIHWAIMQGEKKTGVTTMYMDEGLDTGDMILKKEIAILQDASTGDIHDELMQEGARLLQETLALIAEGKAPRTKQDHAVSTYAPLLKAEIEQLDWNHSAQELHNRIRGLSPWPGAYCRYAGGRLKVWKSRVCEEAAAKGAIPGRIARLSVDGFVVETGNGLLELLEVQPENKRRMKASECACGYSLQPGDRLV, from the coding sequence ATGAAGTCTCTTCGTGTTGTTTTTATGGGAACTCCGGACTTCGCGGTACCTTGTTTGGAAGCGCTGCTGGCGGCAGGACACGAAGTGGCGGCGGTCATTACGCAACCGGATCGGCCTCGGGGGCGTGGACGCAAGTTGGCTTTTTCGCCGGTAAAAGCTTGCGCGGTTGAGCACGGTCTGGAAGTATTGCAGCCGGAAAAAATTAAAACGCCGGAATTTGAGCAAGTACTGCGGGAGTTGGCGCCGGATGTGATGGTGGTTGTGGCGTTTGGGCAGATTTTATCTCCCGCTATTTTGGCGATTCCACCGTGTGGCTGTATTAATGTGCATGCTTCGCTGCTGCCGTATTATCGAGGCGCCGCCCCGATTCACTGGGCGATCATGCAAGGAGAAAAGAAGACCGGCGTAACCACCATGTATATGGATGAAGGCCTAGATACAGGTGATATGATTCTCAAAAAAGAGATTGCTATTCTACAAGATGCTTCTACTGGAGATATCCATGATGAGTTAATGCAGGAAGGCGCTCGCTTGCTGCAAGAAACGCTGGCGTTGATAGCGGAAGGCAAGGCGCCTCGTACAAAGCAGGACCATGCGGTATCAACGTATGCGCCGCTCTTAAAAGCGGAAATAGAGCAACTGGACTGGAATCATTCGGCGCAAGAATTGCATAATCGCATCAGGGGGCTTTCGCCCTGGCCGGGAGCGTACTGCCGATATGCAGGGGGGCGGCTGAAAGTTTGGAAAAGCCGCGTTTGTGAAGAGGCTGCTGCCAAAGGAGCGATCCCCGGGCGGATTGCCCGCTTGTCTGTAGACGGTTTTGTTGTGGAAACAGGCAATGGTTTATTGGAATTACTGGAAGTGCAGCCGGAGAATAAGCGTCGTATGAAAGCTTCGGAATGCGCCTGCGGCTATTCTCTGCAGCCTGGAGACAGGCTGGTATAA
- a CDS encoding DUF116 domain-containing protein: MMQVMTRPKKRLFVALLLASLVVAALSTYGLWKVSAPGLSSISQHLPLLFGALLLLVLAVGALSVMGVILALVGLPTFGVFKGVAWTVINMLFPLATFLGRLLDVNKERVERSFIEVSNQLIRQKHVRVKPDQLLILTPHCIQLDTCPHKITRDIANCKDCGGCQVGDLLRLSQKYGVHVAIVTGGTLARKVIKTLRPRAVLAIACERDLTSGIQDVFPLPVIGVLNERPYGPCCNTKVQMSAVEQTVLHFIDTNGRKA; this comes from the coding sequence ATGATGCAAGTCATGACCAGACCTAAAAAACGCTTATTTGTGGCCTTACTTTTGGCCAGCCTGGTTGTGGCGGCTCTTTCTACCTATGGTTTATGGAAGGTCAGCGCTCCAGGATTGTCGTCCATCAGCCAGCATTTGCCGCTGCTTTTTGGGGCGCTGCTGCTGCTGGTGCTGGCGGTGGGCGCTTTAAGCGTTATGGGCGTGATTCTAGCTTTAGTCGGGCTGCCGACCTTTGGCGTTTTTAAAGGTGTGGCTTGGACGGTTATTAATATGCTTTTTCCCTTGGCGACTTTTTTGGGGCGTTTGTTGGATGTGAACAAGGAACGAGTGGAACGGTCTTTTATTGAAGTCAGCAATCAACTGATTCGTCAGAAACATGTCAGAGTTAAACCAGATCAACTGCTGATTCTAACGCCCCATTGTATTCAACTGGATACTTGCCCACATAAGATTACTCGCGATATTGCCAACTGTAAGGACTGCGGAGGCTGTCAGGTGGGCGACTTGCTGCGGCTTTCTCAGAAATACGGCGTCCATGTGGCCATTGTTACAGGCGGAACCTTGGCTCGTAAGGTAATTAAGACGTTGCGGCCTCGGGCGGTGTTGGCCATTGCTTGCGAACGCGATTTGACCAGCGGCATCCAAGATGTGTTTCCTTTGCCGGTCATCGGTGTTTTGAACGAGCGTCCCTATGGACCCTGCTGTAATACCAAGGTGCAAATGTCGGCTGTTGAGCAGACGGTGCTGCATTTTATTGATACGAATGGAAGAAAGGCCTGA